In a genomic window of Terriglobales bacterium:
- the ligD gene encoding DNA ligase D, whose product MTLDEYRRKRDFKKTPEPPPAAPPRSGNRFFIQRHSARRLHYDLRLEMDGALRSWAVPKGPTLDPAEKRLAVLVEDHPLEYGDFEGTIPAGEYGAGSVMVWDRGTYEWLTDKAPAEQWAAGDLKFRLHGEKLLGEFALVRMKNRGKGNEWLLIKKKDFAAQPGYDPENDLRSVHQGAADPSRVPGAVKAAMPAKVAPMLAVISETLPEGPEWVYEVKWDGVRSLCFVEGKKVRLVSRSGKAMEKQYPELAALAGSLKGESAIVDGEIVAFDEQGRPSFARLQPRIGANPKAVPNLARSRPVTLFAFDLLYLNGYDLRACSLEDRKRLLTSVLRPSPEVRYSDHFVGNGPQLLASARETGLEGVVAKRATSSYESKRSNSWIKLKVVNQQDFVICGFTEGAREFGALVLGYCEKDKLVWAGNVGTGFDQSSLKDIHRTLKAMAAKRSPFAVAHAELKAGVTWVRPELVCTVRFSMWTPDLRLRAPVFLGLRPDADPRDCVREVANEVVAPPPTAGRRSSRGEGASGGGRATTSLEGAVEGTPLLPAKQEEAFVEVDGRRLKFTHLNKVFYPREGYKKRDVINYYDAVAGLILPHLHARPLSLKRYPDGIDAEYFFQKEAPKGIPSWLHTAPIKDEDKTTNFVLAQDRPSLLYLANLGCIDQNPWMSRIGTQHNPDFILIDLDPYHCEYDRIVEAAQLVRRKLELIGLEGYPKTTGGDGMHIYIPVEPVYSYDQTKIFAEILARLVASERPDLFTTPRTVAKREKGKVYFDFLQNGEGKTISAPYVLRAYPGAPVATPLAWREVAPGLSPKQFHLGNVEARFARVGDLFQPVLTKPQRIEAALDKLGRLVQDAQR is encoded by the coding sequence ATGACACTAGATGAGTACCGGCGGAAAAGGGATTTCAAGAAAACTCCCGAGCCCCCGCCTGCCGCCCCACCAAGATCAGGTAACAGGTTTTTTATTCAACGACATAGCGCACGGCGGCTGCATTATGACTTGCGCCTGGAGATGGACGGCGCGCTGCGTTCCTGGGCCGTCCCCAAGGGCCCGACCCTGGACCCGGCGGAGAAGCGCCTGGCGGTGCTGGTCGAGGACCACCCCCTGGAATACGGTGACTTCGAAGGCACCATCCCAGCGGGGGAGTACGGCGCCGGCAGCGTCATGGTCTGGGACCGGGGCACCTACGAGTGGCTGACCGACAAAGCCCCGGCCGAGCAGTGGGCCGCCGGCGATCTCAAGTTCCGCCTCCACGGCGAGAAGCTGCTGGGCGAGTTTGCTCTGGTCCGCATGAAGAACCGCGGCAAGGGCAACGAATGGCTGCTGATCAAGAAGAAGGACTTCGCCGCCCAGCCCGGCTATGACCCGGAAAACGACCTGCGCAGCGTCCACCAGGGTGCGGCCGATCCGTCGCGGGTACCCGGCGCGGTAAAAGCGGCCATGCCCGCGAAGGTCGCGCCCATGCTGGCGGTGATAAGCGAGACCCTGCCCGAAGGCCCGGAGTGGGTCTATGAGGTGAAGTGGGACGGGGTGCGGTCGCTGTGCTTCGTCGAAGGCAAGAAGGTCCGGCTGGTTTCCCGCAGTGGAAAAGCGATGGAGAAGCAGTATCCGGAGTTGGCGGCGCTAGCTGGGTCGCTGAAAGGCGAATCCGCCATCGTGGACGGCGAGATCGTTGCCTTCGACGAGCAGGGACGTCCCAGCTTCGCCCGGCTCCAGCCGCGCATTGGGGCCAATCCGAAGGCAGTGCCTAACCTGGCGCGCTCCCGGCCGGTCACCCTGTTCGCTTTCGACCTGCTTTACCTCAACGGCTACGACCTGCGCGCCTGCTCGCTCGAAGACCGCAAGCGCCTGCTGACCTCCGTGCTACGGCCAAGCCCGGAGGTGCGCTACTCCGACCACTTTGTCGGCAACGGGCCACAGCTTCTGGCCAGCGCCCGAGAGACCGGACTCGAGGGCGTGGTCGCCAAGCGCGCGACCAGTTCGTACGAATCGAAGCGCAGCAACAGCTGGATAAAGCTCAAGGTGGTGAACCAGCAGGACTTCGTCATCTGCGGCTTCACCGAGGGCGCGCGCGAATTCGGTGCCCTGGTGCTCGGCTATTGCGAAAAGGACAAGCTGGTGTGGGCAGGCAACGTCGGGACGGGCTTCGACCAGAGTTCCCTCAAGGACATTCACCGCACGCTGAAGGCCATGGCCGCGAAGCGGAGCCCGTTCGCCGTGGCGCACGCCGAGCTCAAGGCCGGCGTCACCTGGGTGCGCCCGGAGCTGGTCTGTACCGTGAGGTTCTCGATGTGGACTCCCGACCTGCGCCTGCGCGCGCCGGTGTTCCTCGGCCTTCGTCCCGATGCCGATCCGCGGGACTGCGTCCGGGAGGTCGCCAACGAAGTTGTAGCCCCACCGCCCACGGCCGGGCGGCGGAGCAGTAGAGGTGAAGGCGCGTCTGGGGGCGGACGCGCTACAACTTCGTTGGAAGGAGCCGTCGAAGGAACTCCGCTGCTGCCGGCCAAGCAGGAGGAAGCGTTCGTCGAGGTGGATGGACGCCGCCTGAAGTTCACTCACCTCAACAAGGTCTTCTACCCGCGCGAGGGCTACAAGAAGCGCGACGTTATCAACTACTACGACGCCGTCGCCGGCCTGATCCTTCCCCACTTGCACGCCCGGCCGCTGTCCCTCAAGCGCTATCCCGACGGCATCGACGCCGAGTACTTCTTCCAGAAGGAAGCGCCCAAGGGCATCCCTTCGTGGCTGCACACCGCACCGATCAAGGACGAGGACAAGACCACCAACTTCGTGCTCGCGCAGGACCGGCCCAGCCTGCTGTATCTCGCCAACCTGGGCTGCATCGACCAGAACCCGTGGATGAGCCGCATTGGAACGCAGCACAACCCCGACTTCATCCTCATCGACCTCGATCCCTACCACTGCGAGTACGACCGCATCGTCGAGGCGGCGCAGCTGGTGCGCCGCAAGCTGGAGCTCATCGGCCTCGAAGGCTATCCCAAGACCACCGGTGGCGACGGTATGCACATCTACATCCCGGTCGAGCCGGTGTACTCCTACGACCAAACGAAGATCTTCGCTGAGATCCTCGCCCGGCTGGTCGCGTCGGAACGTCCGGACCTGTTCACTACGCCTCGGACCGTGGCCAAGCGCGAAAAGGGCAAGGTGTACTTCGATTTTCTGCAGAACGGCGAAGGCAAGACCATTTCCGCGCCGTACGTGCTGCGCGCCTATCCCGGCGCCCCGGTAGCGACGCCGCTGGCCTGGCGCGAGGTCGCGCCGGGACTTTCCCCGAAACAATTTCACTTGGGAAACGTGGAGGCCCGCTTCGCCCGCGTCGGCGACCTGTTCCAGCCGGTGCTGACGAAGCCTCAACGGATTGAGGCGGCTCTCGACAAACTCGGCCGATTGGTACAAGACGCGCAGCGATAG
- a CDS encoding Ku protein, whose product MASTVWKGHLTFGLVSLPVKLYSAARSETVSFNQLHKADHSRIKNVVYCQLEDKPIPRSEIVKGYEYEKDKYVVVDDEEIKKVAPKTAKTMEILEFVKSADVDPIYFESSYYLAPDEAGEKPYALLFSALQKSGYVGVAKISMHNREHIVILRPGPKGILLHTMYYRDEIRQVEEFRTDTSLVKEKELELATNLVESLAAAFEPEKYSDGYRENLKAMIAAKVQGREVFEAPAPQHLAPVIDIMEALKASLASARKPVASASKPAESADTSKAKRGKKSSAG is encoded by the coding sequence ATGGCGAGCACGGTTTGGAAAGGACACCTGACCTTCGGCCTGGTGTCGCTTCCGGTCAAATTGTATAGCGCGGCCCGCAGCGAGACCGTCAGCTTCAACCAGCTGCACAAGGCCGACCACTCCCGCATCAAGAACGTCGTCTACTGCCAGCTCGAAGACAAGCCCATCCCGCGCAGCGAGATCGTGAAGGGTTACGAGTACGAGAAGGACAAGTACGTGGTGGTGGATGACGAGGAGATCAAGAAGGTTGCGCCCAAGACCGCCAAGACCATGGAGATCCTGGAGTTCGTGAAGTCGGCGGACGTGGACCCCATCTACTTCGAAAGCTCCTACTACCTGGCGCCCGACGAGGCCGGCGAGAAGCCCTACGCCCTGCTGTTCTCGGCCCTGCAGAAGAGCGGATATGTCGGGGTGGCCAAGATCTCGATGCACAACCGCGAGCACATCGTCATCCTGCGGCCGGGCCCGAAGGGCATCTTGCTGCACACTATGTACTACCGCGACGAGATACGGCAGGTGGAGGAATTCCGCACCGACACCAGCCTGGTGAAAGAAAAAGAGTTGGAGCTGGCGACCAATCTCGTGGAATCGCTGGCTGCAGCTTTCGAGCCGGAGAAATACAGCGACGGCTACCGCGAGAACCTGAAGGCGATGATCGCGGCCAAGGTGCAGGGACGCGAGGTCTTCGAAGCGCCCGCTCCGCAGCACCTCGCGCCGGTGATCGACATCATGGAAGCGCTGAAAGCGAGCCTGGCGTCAGCGAGGAAGCCGGTGGCTTCCGCGAGCAAACCGGCGGAGTCGGCTGACACCAGCAAAGCCAAGCGCGGCAAGAAATCGTCCGCGGGATAG
- the ribB gene encoding 3,4-dihydroxy-2-butanone-4-phosphate synthase has protein sequence MSPNALFCDVPSALEEIRAGRMIVVVDDEDRENEGDLTLAAEKITPEAINFMAKHGRGLICLALTEERLDELRIPPMSAENTSQFGTAFCEAIDAKEGTTTGISAADRAKTIQVALDPRTRPSDLARPGHVFPLRARSGGVLIRAGQTEASVDLARLAGLKPAGVICEIMNDDGTMARVPQLTEFCREHGLKMLTVAELIRYRMRNERLVKRIGEAMVPTRYGDFRMIAYESQITHNSHIALVKGDLERARGPVLVRMHAHCLMGDVFGATWCDCREIIDRSMEMIAEQGCGALIYLHQTSKGFAVENIGETASLVFHKDAREPEARKSQKKIQREAGIGAQILIDLGLRAVRLLTNHPRKVVALEGYGIHIVEQVPVAVKAGVTSR, from the coding sequence ATGAGCCCCAACGCCCTATTCTGCGACGTTCCCAGCGCGCTCGAGGAGATCCGCGCCGGGCGCATGATCGTTGTAGTGGACGACGAGGACCGCGAGAACGAAGGCGACCTGACCCTGGCGGCGGAGAAGATCACGCCCGAGGCCATCAATTTCATGGCCAAGCACGGCCGCGGGCTCATCTGCCTGGCCCTGACCGAGGAGCGGCTGGACGAGCTGCGCATCCCGCCCATGAGCGCGGAGAACACCTCGCAGTTCGGCACCGCCTTCTGCGAGGCCATCGACGCCAAGGAAGGCACGACCACGGGCATCTCGGCCGCCGATCGCGCCAAGACCATCCAGGTCGCGCTCGATCCTCGGACGCGCCCCAGCGACCTGGCCCGTCCCGGGCACGTTTTCCCGCTGCGCGCGCGCTCCGGCGGCGTGCTCATCCGCGCCGGCCAGACCGAGGCCTCCGTGGACCTGGCGCGCCTGGCCGGCCTGAAGCCCGCCGGCGTCATCTGCGAGATCATGAACGACGACGGCACCATGGCCCGCGTCCCCCAGCTCACCGAATTCTGCCGCGAGCACGGGTTGAAGATGCTGACCGTCGCCGAGCTCATCCGCTACCGCATGCGGAACGAGCGCCTGGTCAAGCGCATCGGCGAAGCCATGGTGCCCACCCGTTACGGCGACTTCCGCATGATCGCCTACGAGAGCCAGATCACGCACAACTCGCACATCGCGCTGGTCAAGGGCGACCTGGAGCGCGCCCGCGGCCCGGTGCTGGTGCGCATGCACGCCCACTGCCTCATGGGGGACGTCTTCGGCGCCACCTGGTGCGACTGCCGCGAGATCATCGACCGCTCCATGGAGATGATCGCCGAACAGGGCTGCGGCGCCCTCATCTACCTGCACCAGACCTCGAAGGGATTCGCCGTGGAAAATATCGGGGAGACCGCGTCGCTGGTCTTCCACAAGGACGCGCGCGAGCCCGAGGCCCGCAAGTCGCAGAAGAAGATCCAGCGCGAAGCCGGCATCGGGGCGCAGATCCTGATCGACCTCGGCCTGCGCGCGGTGCGCTTGCTGACCAACCATCCGCGCAAGGTCGTGGCCCTCGAGGGCTACGGTATCCACATTGTTGAGCAGGTGCCGGTGGCGGTGAAGGCCGGCGTGACGAGCCGCTGA
- a CDS encoding M48 family metalloprotease codes for MTYKASFSFYFILLWSVGLGLAQQCPQAPVLSPSKELNLFSEEQEFELGEIAAAQLSYDLHVIEDDALAGRLKQIGDRLLTQMPPSRARFRFYLLDSSSANAFALPGGRIYVNRKLITTVRSEDELAGVVAHEMGHQLVHHSALQWSQIFHDAFGTTKLGDRADIEDKFHQALDVYRTKRGIFAHAFRGERAQIEADQVAVYAVSRSGYAPQAWVDFWDRLTESQGRKGSWISDLFGTTRPDSKRLREIIKSLGAIPASCIASTTHSPSADFERWQTAVRNYTGFGKKESLHKVVMRRRLEPVLREDIRLFRFSPDGKYLLAQDDTSIFVLTRDPLALLFRIDARRAHDAQFSPDSRSVVFYSHGLRVERWNISEQRLEDIDEVYVFQGCEQSALSPDGRYLACIRANRDTYFPLDLLLFDVDTGDPVFTKKGFIGPTGVYQIYSAIFVSWSSRRPLAAMAFSPDGRYLLVGRPEVHLLLDMKSLAEISVPGTVRKVTSATFAFVGPERIVGANSDNLEQASLVRFPSGEIISSDIPIGGRVLSPVSKGSYVLVRPLQKAPVGLMDLETKKIFMASRTNALDIYEKTFVNERANGEIGLYTQAGERPIATVALPLSPLARLSSAAVAPGLNAIALSERTRGALWDLNSGERLLYIRGFRGAYFEGGNVFFNFAPLDLSTLRVLKGQSEKEVRRLRAEEPGNSLARADLGTRSIVPIREMKRRVHVRHFGSVVLTWTPEDDDKPRNNITLEAHDSRTDALLWSRYYPKAFPGIEGALGSDTAVFAWELGTRGAKDELKDDPEAKKMVNAVKENEGSYLVEVVDLRTGKARAKFPIETGHGSFQARAFYAAGSTLLMLDDQQRVLLYSLKGVRLGRLFGGDAGLSPDGSKVVVEREPGRLAVYDVAGLRQRDELTFGARVSFADFSPDGKRLIVLTDDQTVFVLDVDKTAN; via the coding sequence GTGACCTATAAAGCTTCGTTCTCGTTCTATTTCATCCTTTTGTGGTCGGTCGGGCTTGGCTTGGCCCAGCAATGCCCGCAAGCTCCCGTGCTGTCACCCTCGAAGGAGCTGAACCTCTTCAGCGAAGAGCAGGAGTTCGAACTGGGCGAGATCGCCGCCGCGCAGCTCTCCTACGACCTGCACGTCATCGAAGACGACGCTCTGGCGGGCCGTTTGAAGCAGATCGGCGACCGGCTTTTGACGCAGATGCCCCCCAGCCGGGCGCGGTTCCGCTTTTACCTGTTGGACAGTTCCTCAGCCAATGCCTTTGCCCTCCCCGGCGGACGCATCTACGTCAACCGCAAGCTGATCACGACGGTTCGCTCCGAAGACGAACTTGCCGGTGTGGTCGCCCACGAGATGGGCCACCAGCTTGTGCATCACAGCGCACTCCAGTGGAGCCAGATCTTCCACGACGCCTTCGGTACTACCAAACTCGGCGACCGTGCCGATATTGAAGACAAGTTCCACCAGGCGCTCGATGTTTACCGCACAAAGCGAGGCATCTTCGCCCACGCCTTTCGGGGAGAGCGCGCACAGATTGAAGCCGACCAGGTGGCCGTCTATGCCGTGTCCCGCTCCGGCTACGCGCCGCAGGCGTGGGTCGATTTTTGGGACCGTTTGACCGAGTCCCAGGGACGGAAGGGAAGCTGGATCTCCGATCTCTTTGGCACCACCCGGCCGGACTCCAAACGGCTTCGCGAGATCATCAAGAGCCTGGGCGCGATCCCCGCTTCCTGCATCGCCTCTACCACTCATTCCCCTTCGGCAGACTTCGAGCGCTGGCAGACCGCAGTCCGCAACTACACGGGCTTCGGCAAGAAAGAATCACTCCATAAGGTGGTGATGAGGCGGAGGCTCGAGCCGGTCCTGCGGGAGGATATCCGCCTGTTTCGATTCAGTCCGGACGGCAAGTATCTGCTCGCCCAGGACGACACCAGCATCTTCGTCCTCACCCGCGACCCGCTCGCGCTGCTGTTTCGGATCGACGCCCGGCGCGCCCACGACGCCCAGTTCAGTCCCGACTCTCGCTCCGTCGTCTTCTACTCCCACGGCCTCCGGGTGGAGCGCTGGAACATCTCCGAACAACGGCTGGAAGACATCGACGAGGTGTACGTGTTCCAAGGTTGCGAGCAGTCCGCGCTCTCTCCCGATGGCCGCTACCTAGCCTGTATCCGCGCCAACCGGGACACCTACTTCCCGCTCGACCTGCTGTTGTTCGACGTCGACACCGGCGACCCCGTCTTTACCAAGAAGGGGTTCATAGGTCCGACCGGCGTTTACCAGATCTATTCGGCCATCTTCGTGTCGTGGAGTAGCCGGCGGCCACTCGCCGCCATGGCATTCTCGCCGGACGGGCGCTATCTCCTGGTCGGACGTCCCGAAGTCCATCTGCTGCTGGACATGAAATCCCTGGCCGAGATCTCCGTGCCCGGCACCGTGCGCAAGGTCACTTCCGCCACCTTCGCATTCGTGGGCCCTGAGCGCATCGTCGGCGCCAATAGCGACAACCTGGAACAAGCCTCTCTCGTACGCTTTCCCTCGGGCGAGATCATCTCTTCTGACATTCCGATCGGCGGTCGTGTGCTCTCCCCGGTCAGCAAGGGCTCTTACGTGCTGGTTCGTCCTTTGCAGAAGGCTCCAGTCGGCCTGATGGACCTGGAAACGAAAAAGATCTTCATGGCCAGCCGCACCAACGCGCTTGACATCTACGAAAAAACATTCGTCAACGAGCGGGCCAACGGGGAAATCGGCCTCTACACCCAGGCGGGCGAGAGGCCGATCGCGACTGTGGCCCTGCCGCTCAGCCCGCTGGCACGCCTGAGCAGCGCGGCCGTGGCCCCCGGCCTGAATGCGATCGCGCTCAGCGAACGGACGCGCGGCGCTCTGTGGGACCTGAACAGCGGCGAACGCCTGCTGTACATTCGTGGTTTTCGCGGCGCCTACTTCGAGGGCGGCAACGTTTTCTTTAACTTTGCTCCCCTCGATCTGTCCACTTTGCGGGTGCTGAAAGGGCAAAGCGAAAAAGAGGTACGCAGGCTGCGCGCCGAAGAGCCCGGGAACAGTCTCGCGCGGGCCGATCTCGGTACCCGCTCCATCGTGCCGATCCGGGAGATGAAGAGGCGCGTCCATGTGCGTCACTTCGGCTCCGTCGTGCTCACCTGGACGCCAGAAGATGACGACAAACCGCGCAACAACATCACCCTGGAGGCGCATGATTCGCGGACGGACGCGCTCTTGTGGTCGCGCTACTACCCCAAGGCCTTTCCCGGGATCGAAGGGGCCCTTGGGAGCGACACCGCCGTGTTCGCCTGGGAACTGGGAACGCGCGGGGCAAAGGATGAGTTGAAGGATGATCCCGAGGCCAAGAAGATGGTGAACGCTGTGAAGGAGAACGAAGGTAGCTACTTGGTCGAGGTCGTGGATCTTCGCACCGGCAAGGCGCGCGCCAAGTTTCCCATCGAGACTGGACACGGCTCGTTCCAGGCGCGAGCCTTCTACGCCGCCGGCTCTACCCTGCTCATGCTGGACGACCAGCAGCGGGTGCTGCTGTACTCCCTCAAAGGCGTGCGCCTAGGCCGTCTGTTCGGTGGGGACGCCGGACTTTCGCCGGACGGGAGCAAGGTGGTCGTGGAGCGCGAACCGGGACGTCTAGCGGTCTACGACGTCGCCGGCCTGCGGCAGCGGGATGAGCTTACCTTCGGCGCCCGCGTCAGCTTCGCCGACTTCAGCCCCGACGGCAAGCGCCTGATCGTGCTCACCGACGACCAGACCGTCTTCGTGCTCGACGTGGACAAGACTGCAAATTGA
- a CDS encoding DUF1326 domain-containing protein, protein MRKVILLAAVALVGVTVGHTSPPSDWAMNATAIEACSCTHFCPCYFNPHPSAHHENGKMEHFCKFNNAYKVNHGHYGTVKLDGAKFWIHGDLGGDFSQGQLNWAVLTFDKATTPEQRQAIGEIAGHVFPVKWKSFTTDEGNIDTWTFDKDSAHATLNGGKTAEVKLKRYQGLTNEPAVLKNVRYWGTPRNDGFVMMPNEVETYREGPNAYEFKGTNGFMLTFDITSKDVQPKPPASMGSSTY, encoded by the coding sequence ATGCGCAAAGTGATCCTGCTTGCCGCTGTCGCTCTGGTTGGGGTGACGGTCGGCCACACGTCCCCGCCCAGCGACTGGGCGATGAACGCGACCGCCATCGAAGCTTGCAGCTGCACTCACTTCTGTCCCTGCTACTTCAACCCGCATCCCTCGGCCCACCACGAGAACGGGAAGATGGAGCACTTCTGCAAATTCAACAACGCCTACAAAGTCAACCACGGACACTACGGCACGGTGAAGCTCGACGGCGCCAAGTTCTGGATCCATGGCGACCTGGGAGGAGACTTCTCCCAGGGGCAGCTGAACTGGGCGGTCCTGACGTTCGACAAGGCGACCACGCCCGAACAGCGCCAGGCCATCGGCGAGATCGCGGGCCACGTCTTCCCGGTGAAGTGGAAATCGTTCACGACCGACGAAGGGAACATCGACACCTGGACCTTCGACAAGGACTCGGCGCACGCCACCCTCAACGGCGGCAAGACCGCCGAGGTCAAGCTGAAGCGCTACCAGGGGTTGACCAACGAGCCGGCGGTGCTCAAGAACGTCCGCTACTGGGGGACCCCGCGTAACGATGGCTTCGTCATGATGCCGAACGAGGTCGAGACTTACCGCGAGGGCCCGAACGCCTACGAGTTCAAGGGCACCAACGGTTTCATGCTGACCTTCGACATCACTTCGAAGGACGTGCAACCAAAACCACCCGCCTCCATGGGCAGCAGCACGTACTGA
- a CDS encoding radical SAM protein, translating to MSTTSAHCKSPGIKPLELISAWMGILRGRAPLLSIEITRECPLHCPGCYAYNDEHLGGGATLRQLSDFRGDALVNGVIGLVKKHRPVHVSLVGGEPLMRKPELERIIPALSEMGIFTLLVTSAVAPFPAEWMRIPRLKVTVSVDGLPEHHDVRRAPATYERILRNIEGRRVNVHLTITRPMVHSAGYLDEYFAFWTSRPEVDRIWVSTYTPQIGEHSPEMLTASERRNLVEDMAGWRARFPQVLMNPHIAEAFAQPPQNPAECIFARMSVNYSADLKTRVEPCIFGGKPDCAQCGCASSVGLHSLRSMKLAGPLKIGHLVGGSMRIGALANLLGRSVTPARWQERQSPKPAPLTQIGA from the coding sequence ATGAGCACGACGAGCGCGCACTGCAAATCACCCGGGATCAAGCCGCTGGAGCTGATCTCCGCCTGGATGGGCATTCTGCGGGGCCGGGCGCCCTTGTTGTCCATCGAGATCACGCGGGAGTGCCCGCTGCACTGCCCCGGCTGCTACGCCTACAACGACGAGCATCTGGGCGGAGGAGCTACTCTGCGGCAGCTCAGCGACTTCCGCGGCGACGCGCTGGTGAACGGAGTGATCGGCCTGGTGAAGAAACACCGCCCGGTGCATGTCTCGCTGGTCGGCGGCGAGCCCCTGATGCGCAAGCCCGAACTGGAGCGCATCATCCCCGCTCTGAGCGAGATGGGGATCTTCACCTTGCTGGTGACCAGCGCGGTGGCGCCCTTCCCGGCCGAATGGATGCGCATACCCCGGCTCAAGGTGACGGTCTCCGTGGACGGCCTGCCGGAGCACCACGACGTCCGCCGGGCGCCCGCCACCTACGAACGTATCCTGCGCAACATCGAAGGCCGCAGGGTCAACGTCCACCTGACCATCACCCGCCCCATGGTGCATAGCGCCGGCTACCTGGACGAATACTTCGCCTTCTGGACGTCGCGGCCGGAAGTGGACCGCATCTGGGTGAGCACCTATACGCCGCAGATCGGCGAGCACAGCCCGGAGATGCTGACCGCCAGCGAGCGCCGCAACCTGGTCGAGGACATGGCCGGCTGGCGAGCGCGCTTCCCCCAGGTGCTGATGAACCCGCACATTGCCGAAGCCTTCGCCCAGCCCCCGCAGAATCCCGCGGAATGCATCTTCGCCCGAATGTCAGTCAACTACTCGGCCGACCTCAAGACCCGGGTGGAGCCGTGCATCTTCGGCGGGAAGCCGGATTGCGCGCAATGCGGCTGCGCCTCCAGTGTCGGGCTGCATTCGTTGCGCAGCATGAAGCTGGCGGGACCGCTGAAGATCGGCCACCTGGTCGGCGGCTCCATGAGGATCGGGGCCCTGGCGAACCTGCTGGGACGTTCCGTGACCCCTGCGCGCTGGCAGGAACGCCAGTCTCCCAAGCCGGCCCCGTTGACCCAGATCGGCGCATAG
- the msrB gene encoding peptide-methionine (R)-S-oxide reductase MsrB translates to MAEKIRKSEAEWRQELTPEQYHILREKGTERAFTGQYAHAKDKGVYRCAACGQELFSSDTKFESGSGWPSFYQPAAPDRVESHEDTSYGMRRVEVVCSRCESHLGHVFPDGPRPTGLRYCINSASLKLEPK, encoded by the coding sequence ATGGCAGAGAAGATCAGGAAGTCGGAAGCCGAGTGGCGGCAGGAGCTGACGCCGGAGCAGTATCACATCCTGCGCGAGAAGGGCACGGAGCGCGCCTTCACCGGACAATACGCGCACGCCAAGGACAAGGGTGTTTATCGCTGTGCCGCCTGCGGGCAGGAGCTGTTCTCCTCCGATACGAAATTCGAATCGGGGAGCGGCTGGCCGAGTTTCTACCAACCGGCCGCCCCCGACCGGGTGGAATCCCACGAAGACACCAGCTACGGCATGCGCCGGGTGGAGGTGGTGTGCTCGCGCTGCGAGTCCCACCTGGGGCACGTATTCCCGGACGGCCCCCGGCCCACCGGCCTGCGCTACTGCATCAACTCGGCGTCGTTGAAGCTGGAGCCGAAATAA
- a CDS encoding DUF4126 domain-containing protein, with translation MHPSSQEVVAIAAGASFAAGLNVYATVATLGLLGRAGVVELPPALHLLQGWPVIAVAAALFVIEFFADKIPAFDLIWNALHTFVRVPAAALLTYGATAQLSPGAQIAVAVGGGLIALAAHGGKMAARAAVTPSPEPLSNTALSLGEDVVAIGLTWLATRHPYIAAGAVLVALLIIVVLVRWVLRAMRQLFSGAWRELERMEGSAP, from the coding sequence ATGCATCCCAGTTCGCAAGAGGTCGTGGCCATCGCGGCCGGCGCCAGTTTCGCCGCCGGCCTCAATGTCTATGCCACGGTCGCGACGCTCGGTCTGCTAGGACGCGCCGGCGTCGTCGAGCTCCCGCCCGCCTTGCACCTGCTGCAAGGCTGGCCGGTGATCGCGGTCGCCGCAGCGCTGTTCGTCATTGAGTTCTTCGCCGACAAGATCCCGGCCTTCGATCTGATCTGGAACGCGCTCCACACGTTCGTACGCGTGCCCGCGGCGGCCCTGTTGACCTACGGCGCGACGGCTCAGCTCTCCCCCGGGGCCCAGATCGCGGTCGCCGTGGGCGGCGGGCTCATCGCACTGGCGGCCCATGGCGGCAAGATGGCGGCGCGTGCGGCGGTCACGCCGTCTCCGGAGCCGCTTTCCAACACGGCCCTCAGCCTGGGAGAGGACGTCGTGGCCATCGGGCTGACCTGGCTTGCCACCCGGCATCCGTACATCGCCGCCGGGGCGGTCCTGGTCGCGCTCCTCATCATCGTCGTGCTGGTGCGCTGGGTGCTGCGGGCGATGCGCCAGTTATTCAGCGGCGCCTGGCGCGAGCTGGAGCGGATGGAAGGCTCGGCGCCTTAG